One genomic window of Niveibacterium sp. SC-1 includes the following:
- the glyA gene encoding serine hydroxymethyltransferase produces MFSKHPLSQTDPELWAAIDAENRRQEDHIELIASENYVSWGVMEAQGSKLTNKYAEGYPGKRYYGGCEHVDVAEQLAIDRLKKLFGAEAANVQPNSGSQANQAVLMAFLKPGDTIMGMSLAEGGHLTHGMALNMSGKWFNVVAYGLNEKEEIDYDAMERLAHEHKPKLIIAGASAYALRIDFERFAKVAKAVGAIFMVDMAHYAGLIAAGFYPNPVPHADVVTSTTHKTLRGPRGGVILMKAEHEKAINSAIFPGLQGGPLMHVIAGKAAAFKEAASPEFRTYQEQVVANARVMARVLSEQRGLRIVSGRTESHVFLVDLQAKNITGKEAEAALGRAHITVNKNAIPKDPQKPFVTSGIRIGAPAMTTRGFTEIEAERIAHLIADVLEAPNDEAVLERVRAEVSALCRKFPVYAQ; encoded by the coding sequence ATGTTCTCCAAGCACCCCCTCTCGCAGACCGATCCCGAGCTCTGGGCCGCGATCGACGCCGAAAACCGCCGCCAGGAAGATCACATCGAGCTGATCGCCTCGGAAAACTACGTGAGCTGGGGCGTCATGGAAGCCCAGGGCTCCAAGCTCACCAACAAGTACGCCGAAGGCTATCCGGGCAAGCGCTACTACGGTGGCTGCGAGCATGTGGACGTGGCCGAGCAACTGGCCATCGACCGCCTCAAGAAGCTCTTCGGCGCGGAAGCCGCCAACGTGCAGCCGAACTCCGGTTCGCAGGCCAACCAGGCCGTGCTGATGGCCTTCCTCAAGCCCGGCGACACCATCATGGGTATGAGCCTCGCCGAAGGCGGTCACCTGACCCACGGCATGGCGCTCAACATGAGCGGCAAGTGGTTCAACGTCGTGGCCTACGGCCTGAACGAGAAGGAAGAGATCGACTACGACGCGATGGAACGCCTGGCACATGAGCACAAGCCCAAGCTGATCATCGCCGGCGCCTCGGCCTATGCCCTGCGCATCGACTTCGAACGCTTCGCCAAGGTCGCCAAGGCCGTGGGCGCAATCTTCATGGTCGACATGGCGCACTACGCCGGCCTCATCGCCGCGGGCTTCTACCCGAACCCGGTGCCGCATGCTGACGTCGTCACCTCCACCACCCACAAGACCCTGCGCGGCCCGCGCGGCGGCGTGATCCTGATGAAGGCCGAGCACGAGAAGGCGATCAATTCCGCCATCTTCCCGGGCCTGCAGGGCGGCCCCCTGATGCACGTGATCGCCGGCAAGGCTGCAGCCTTCAAGGAAGCCGCCAGCCCCGAGTTCCGCACCTACCAGGAACAGGTGGTCGCCAACGCCCGCGTGATGGCCCGTGTGCTGTCCGAACAACGTGGCCTGCGCATCGTCTCCGGCCGCACCGAGAGCCATGTGTTCCTGGTCGACCTGCAGGCCAAGAACATCACCGGCAAGGAAGCCGAAGCCGCGCTGGGCCGTGCCCACATCACGGTGAACAAGAACGCGATCCCCAAGGATCCGCAGAAGCCCTTCGTCACCTCCGGCATCCGCATCGGTGCGCCGGCGATGACCACCCGCGGCTTCACCGAGATCGAGGCCGAGCGAATCGCCCACCTGATCGCCGACGTGCTCGAAGCGCCGAATGACGAAGCGGTGCTCGAACGCGTGCGCGCCGAAGTGAGCGCGCTCTGCCGCAAGTTCCCGGTTTACGCCCAGTAA
- the nrdR gene encoding transcriptional regulator NrdR has protein sequence MKCPFCGTPSTQVTDTRENDEGDIVRRRRRCLHCDKRFTTYERIELKMPQVVKRNGSRSEYDSEKLMASMKLALRKRPVTVDSVEAAVSRIEEKLLSLGEREVPTEKLGELVMRELKRLDKIAYIRFASVYRNFEDAEEFSEVIREVTRPRAPTRSKT, from the coding sequence ATGAAATGCCCTTTCTGCGGCACCCCCTCCACGCAAGTCACCGACACGCGTGAGAACGATGAAGGCGATATCGTCCGGCGCCGGCGCCGCTGCCTCCACTGCGACAAGCGATTCACGACCTACGAGCGCATCGAACTCAAGATGCCCCAGGTCGTAAAGCGCAACGGCAGTCGCAGCGAATACGACTCCGAGAAACTGATGGCGAGCATGAAGCTCGCGCTGCGCAAGCGGCCGGTCACGGTCGACAGCGTGGAAGCGGCTGTCAGCCGCATCGAGGAAAAGCTGCTCTCCCTGGGCGAGCGCGAAGTCCCGACCGAAAAACTCGGCGAGCTCGTGATGCGCGAACTCAAGCGCCTGGACAAGATCGCCTATATCCGCTTTGCCTCCGTCTATCGCAACTTCGAGGACGCCGAGGAATTCTCCGAAGTGATCCGCGAGGTCACGCGGCCGCGTGCGCCGACACGCAGCAAGACCTGA
- the ribD gene encoding bifunctional diaminohydroxyphosphoribosylaminopyrimidine deaminase/5-amino-6-(5-phosphoribosylamino)uracil reductase RibD codes for MPFSADDHAWMAHALQRAERGLTTTSPNPRVGCVIVRDGQVLGEGWTQPAGQNHAEIEALEDAAQRGVDVRGATAYVTLEPCSHYGRTPPCAKALIAAGLARVVSAMEDPNPLVAGKGLAMLREAGIATQSGLLADAAHELNIGFFRRMREGRPWVRLKIAASLDGRTALANGESQWITGEAARLDVQRLRARACSVLTGVGTVLADDPQLNVRAFSTRRQPRRVILDSHLRTPPGAKILQGGALIVCADDQAPGADALRGAGAELLALPGADGRIDLAALMPILAQRGTNELMVEAGATVCGAFIAAGLADELVLYMAPSLLGSDARSMLVMPSPAAMAAVQKLRWFDMRKVGEDLRLTLRA; via the coding sequence ATGCCCTTCTCCGCCGATGACCATGCCTGGATGGCCCACGCGCTGCAGCGCGCAGAACGCGGCCTGACCACCACCTCGCCCAATCCGCGCGTCGGTTGCGTGATCGTGCGCGACGGCCAGGTATTGGGCGAAGGCTGGACCCAGCCTGCCGGCCAGAATCATGCGGAAATCGAAGCCCTGGAAGACGCGGCCCAGCGCGGCGTCGATGTACGCGGCGCCACCGCCTACGTCACGCTGGAACCGTGCTCGCACTACGGACGCACACCACCTTGCGCCAAGGCCTTGATCGCGGCGGGCCTGGCACGCGTTGTCTCGGCGATGGAAGACCCGAATCCGCTGGTCGCCGGCAAGGGCCTCGCGATGCTGCGCGAAGCGGGCATCGCCACCCAGAGTGGCTTGCTCGCCGACGCCGCACATGAACTGAACATCGGCTTCTTCCGTCGCATGCGCGAAGGCCGGCCCTGGGTACGCCTGAAGATCGCGGCGAGCCTGGACGGCCGCACCGCGCTCGCCAACGGCGAAAGCCAGTGGATCACCGGCGAGGCCGCGCGCCTGGACGTGCAGCGCCTGCGCGCGCGCGCCTGCAGCGTGCTCACCGGCGTGGGCACCGTGCTCGCGGACGATCCGCAGCTCAATGTCCGGGCCTTCTCCACCCGCCGCCAGCCTCGCCGTGTGATCCTCGACTCACACCTGCGTACGCCGCCGGGCGCCAAGATCCTGCAAGGCGGCGCGCTGATCGTCTGTGCCGATGACCAGGCGCCGGGCGCCGACGCCTTGCGGGGCGCGGGGGCCGAACTGCTCGCGCTGCCCGGCGCCGATGGCCGGATCGATCTCGCCGCCCTGATGCCGATCCTCGCGCAACGCGGCACCAACGAACTGATGGTGGAAGCCGGCGCCACCGTGTGCGGCGCCTTCATCGCCGCCGGACTCGCCGACGAGCTCGTCCTCTACATGGCGCCCAGCTTGCTCGGTAGCGACGCGCGCTCCATGCTGGTCATGCCCTCTCCCGCCGCGATGGCTGCAGTACAGAAGCTGCGCTGGTTCGACATGCGTAAGGTCGGCGAGGACCTGCGCCTCACGCTGCGCGCCTGA
- a CDS encoding MoaD/ThiS family protein produces the protein MRVTVRLPTHLDLYTGGERTLSLTLAPGACLRDALAGVEARHPGLRFRIVDEQGAIRRHIKIFVGNAVATGLAQPLAEGETVMVVAALSGG, from the coding sequence ATGCGGGTCACCGTCCGCCTGCCTACGCATCTCGATCTCTACACGGGCGGCGAGCGCACGCTATCGCTGACGCTCGCGCCGGGCGCCTGCTTGCGCGATGCGCTGGCGGGCGTGGAGGCGCGGCATCCGGGCCTGCGCTTCCGGATCGTGGATGAGCAGGGCGCGATTCGGCGGCACATCAAGATCTTCGTCGGCAATGCCGTCGCGACCGGGCTGGCGCAGCCGCTGGCCGAGGGCGAGACGGTGATGGTGGTCGCAGCCCTTTCGGGCGGTTGA
- a CDS encoding glycosyl hydrolase, translating to MAETVLLVGTRKGFWLLRSADRQRWRLEGPQFLGHVIYHVVLDPRDRRSLLLATSTGHLGPSVFRSQDLGGHWEEAATPPAFRREEGGRSVGHVFWLTPGHASEPAVWYAGSSPQGLFRSEDGGANWAPVAGFNDHPSRRDWCGGDQDGTPDGAKLHSILVDPRDPRHLYLSMSGGGSFESHDAGADWRPINRGVRADFFPDPYPEFGQDPHCVRLHPARPERLFQQNHCGLFRRDADGGDWQDIAPPAEADGTRLDIGFGLALHPRDPDTLWTFPMDATDVWPRVSPGGRARVLRSRDAGASWTTLGNGLPQTQAWLTVKRQALCADAETPAGVYFGTTSGEVWASADEGDSWTCIARHLPEIYAVEAAHPA from the coding sequence ATGGCTGAAACGGTTCTGCTGGTGGGCACCCGCAAGGGTTTCTGGTTGTTGAGGAGCGCCGACAGGCAGCGCTGGCGGCTCGAAGGGCCACAGTTCTTGGGCCATGTGATCTATCACGTGGTGCTTGACCCGCGCGACCGGCGCAGCTTGCTGCTGGCGACCAGCACCGGGCATCTGGGGCCCAGCGTCTTCCGCTCGCAGGATCTTGGCGGGCACTGGGAAGAGGCCGCGACGCCGCCGGCCTTCCGGCGCGAGGAGGGCGGTCGCAGTGTCGGCCACGTCTTCTGGCTCACCCCCGGCCATGCCTCGGAACCTGCCGTCTGGTACGCGGGCTCCAGCCCGCAAGGCCTCTTCCGCAGTGAGGACGGCGGCGCAAACTGGGCGCCGGTGGCCGGCTTCAACGACCATCCCAGCCGCCGCGACTGGTGCGGCGGCGACCAGGATGGCACGCCCGATGGCGCCAAGCTGCACTCCATCCTGGTCGACCCGCGCGATCCGCGACATCTCTACCTGTCGATGTCCGGCGGCGGCAGCTTCGAGTCGCACGACGCCGGCGCCGACTGGCGTCCGATCAACCGCGGCGTGCGCGCCGATTTCTTCCCCGACCCCTATCCCGAGTTCGGCCAGGACCCGCACTGCGTGCGCCTGCATCCGGCGCGGCCCGAGCGGCTCTTCCAGCAGAACCACTGCGGCCTTTTCCGGCGCGATGCGGACGGGGGCGACTGGCAGGACATCGCGCCGCCCGCCGAGGCCGACGGCACGCGTCTGGACATCGGCTTCGGGCTGGCTCTGCATCCGCGCGATCCGGACACCTTGTGGACCTTTCCGATGGATGCCACCGACGTGTGGCCACGGGTGTCGCCCGGCGGCCGGGCGCGGGTCCTGCGCTCGCGCGATGCGGGTGCGAGCTGGACGACGCTAGGCAATGGGCTGCCACAGACGCAGGCCTGGCTCACCGTCAAGCGCCAGGCGCTTTGCGCCGACGCAGAAACGCCGGCCGGCGTGTACTTCGGGACGACCTCCGGTGAGGTCTGGGCGAGCGCCGACGAAGGGGATTCGTGGACCTGCATCGCGCGCCATTTGCCCGAGATCTACGCGGTGGAAGCCGCGCATCCGGCCTGA
- a CDS encoding molybdopterin-synthase adenylyltransferase MoeB — MNDEQLLRYSRHILLPELGIEGQEAICAARVLVVGAGGLGSPAALYLASAGVGTLVLADGDEVDLTNLQRQILHTQARVGQPKVASGREALQALNPEIEIVALHQRLEGEVLAEEVARADLVLDCCDNFATRHAVNRACVAARKPLVSGAAIRFDGQISVFDLRREDAPCYHCLFPEGEELEELRCAVTGVFAPLTGIVGATQAAEALKLLAGCGEPLVSRLLLLDALEMKWRELRYPRDPDCPVCGRR, encoded by the coding sequence ATGAACGACGAGCAACTCCTGCGCTATTCCCGCCATATCCTCTTGCCCGAACTGGGTATCGAAGGGCAGGAGGCGATCTGCGCCGCGCGGGTGCTGGTCGTCGGCGCAGGGGGTCTGGGTTCGCCTGCCGCGCTCTATCTCGCCTCGGCCGGCGTCGGCACACTGGTGCTGGCGGACGGCGACGAAGTCGATCTCACCAATCTGCAGCGACAGATCCTCCACACCCAGGCACGCGTCGGACAGCCCAAGGTCGCCTCCGGCCGCGAGGCCTTGCAGGCGCTCAATCCGGAGATCGAGATCGTGGCCCTGCATCAGCGCCTGGAGGGCGAGGTTCTGGCGGAGGAGGTCGCGCGCGCGGACCTGGTTCTGGACTGCTGCGATAACTTCGCCACCCGCCATGCGGTCAATCGCGCCTGTGTCGCGGCGCGCAAGCCCCTGGTCTCTGGCGCGGCGATCCGCTTCGACGGGCAGATCAGTGTCTTCGACCTGCGCCGCGAGGATGCGCCGTGCTACCACTGCCTCTTTCCCGAGGGCGAGGAACTGGAGGAGCTGCGCTGCGCCGTGACGGGCGTCTTTGCCCCGCTGACCGGTATCGTCGGCGCGACCCAGGCCGCCGAGGCGCTGAAGCTGCTCGCGGGCTGCGGCGAGCCCCTGGTGAGCCGCCTGTTGCTGCTCGACGCGCTCGAGATGAAGTGGCGCGAGCTGCGCTATCCTCGCGATCCGGATTGCCCCGTCTGCGGCCGACGCTGA
- a CDS encoding S41 family peptidase, producing the protein MRGKLQQAGLVLAGVCAGVALTLNYSASANKDVAAPLPVEELRTFAEVFNAIKQGYVEPVDDKTLITGAISGMLSGLDPHSTYLDPDAFKELQVGTQGEFGGLGIEVGMEDGFVKVISPIEDTPAYRAGVRPGDLIIKLDETPVKGMSLSDAVKRMRGKPKSQIKLTIARKGENKPIELTLTREVIQVQSVKARMLEPGVGYVRVAQFQENTAPNLVRELGKLDKQGMKSLILDLRNDPGGLLHAAVGVSGAFLAQRALVVSTDGRTDDSRHKFFAAPEDYLRGGKDDYLKSVPASAKSMPMVVLVNGASASASEIVAGALQDHKRAVLVGTQTFGKGSVQSILPLTGNTAIKLTTARYYTPSGRSIQAKGIVPDITVDDTANGSFQRIRESDLEHHLINATDDANKASPAKTDKSSKADDGKDAKPAKEGDKPAAPEPEAIAPFEIGGKNDYQLSQALNVLKGIQIVQQNR; encoded by the coding sequence ATGCGCGGCAAGCTGCAACAGGCCGGCCTTGTGCTGGCGGGTGTTTGCGCCGGAGTGGCGCTTACCCTCAACTACTCGGCCAGCGCCAACAAGGACGTCGCAGCTCCGCTGCCGGTCGAAGAGCTGCGTACCTTCGCCGAGGTTTTCAACGCCATCAAGCAGGGCTACGTCGAACCGGTCGATGACAAGACGCTCATCACCGGCGCGATCAGCGGCATGCTTTCGGGCCTGGATCCGCACTCCACGTACCTCGATCCGGACGCCTTCAAGGAGCTGCAAGTCGGCACCCAGGGTGAGTTCGGCGGGCTGGGTATCGAGGTCGGCATGGAAGACGGCTTCGTCAAGGTGATCTCCCCGATCGAGGACACGCCGGCCTATCGCGCGGGCGTACGTCCGGGCGACCTGATCATCAAGCTGGACGAAACCCCGGTGAAGGGCATGTCGCTCTCGGATGCGGTCAAGCGCATGCGCGGCAAACCCAAGAGCCAGATCAAACTGACCATCGCGCGCAAGGGCGAGAACAAGCCGATCGAACTCACGCTGACCCGCGAAGTGATCCAGGTGCAGAGCGTCAAGGCGCGCATGCTGGAGCCGGGCGTGGGTTATGTGCGCGTGGCGCAGTTCCAGGAAAACACCGCGCCCAACCTGGTGCGCGAGCTGGGCAAGCTCGACAAGCAAGGCATGAAGAGCCTGATCCTCGACTTGCGCAACGATCCGGGCGGCCTGCTGCATGCCGCAGTCGGCGTGTCGGGCGCTTTCCTGGCGCAGCGCGCGCTGGTGGTTTCCACCGACGGCCGCACGGACGATTCGCGCCACAAGTTCTTCGCGGCGCCGGAAGACTACCTGCGCGGTGGCAAGGATGACTACCTGAAGAGCGTGCCGGCCAGCGCGAAGTCCATGCCGATGGTGGTGCTGGTCAATGGCGCCAGCGCCTCTGCCTCGGAAATCGTCGCGGGCGCGCTGCAGGATCACAAGCGCGCCGTGCTGGTGGGCACCCAGACCTTCGGCAAGGGCTCGGTCCAGAGCATCCTGCCGCTGACCGGCAACACCGCGATCAAGCTGACCACGGCGCGTTACTACACGCCCAGCGGCCGCTCGATCCAGGCCAAGGGCATCGTGCCGGACATCACAGTGGATGACACCGCCAACGGGTCTTTCCAGCGCATCCGCGAATCGGACCTAGAGCACCACCTGATCAACGCCACGGACGACGCCAACAAGGCCAGCCCGGCCAAGACGGACAAGTCGAGCAAGGCCGATGACGGCAAGGACGCGAAACCGGCCAAGGAAGGCGACAAGCCTGCTGCGCCGGAGCCCGAAGCGATCGCGCCCTTCGAGATCGGCGGCAAGAACGACTATCAGCTGAGCCAGGCGCTCAACGTGCTCAAGGGCATCCAGATCGTCCAGCAGAACCGCTGA
- a CDS encoding peptidoglycan DD-metalloendopeptidase family protein: MRPFLGSSLKAGSAIALLAFFACPLSAAPKPASAQLEEKRADLDDLKQRIRGLQNEIEGAEATRSEAADALRESEKSISDSRRRLREIAEGHAEASAEVARIEAERSRVAEELESQRKALGETLYAYYVFGRKAGARRILGADDPNQVARDAYYLERIADRRHAEIEHARETLQRHEALVVEARQRNEEVAALEQESRAEHAKLLAEQKERAQVLAQIQERLRSQRKEVANLKQDEKRLSRLIDGLAKLPPPRPRPAPQPPKKPAEKPSEKPSESASSASTPVATPARPEPSAGRADSVAEATSGEQVFASLRGKLRWPLRGELVGRFGAPRGDGATQWKGVFIRAEAGDVRAVADGRVVYADWLRGFGNLIIVDHGGGYMTIYGNNEGLLKSPGAMVKAGEVVASVGSSGGSEESGLYFEIRYNGQAQDPAKWVAGR, from the coding sequence TTGCGCCCCTTTCTCGGTAGCAGCCTGAAGGCGGGAAGCGCGATTGCGCTTCTCGCCTTTTTTGCGTGTCCGCTTTCGGCCGCACCCAAGCCCGCGAGTGCGCAGCTTGAGGAGAAGCGCGCCGACCTGGACGATCTCAAACAACGTATTCGCGGCCTGCAGAACGAGATCGAAGGCGCCGAAGCCACGCGCAGCGAGGCGGCAGACGCGCTGCGCGAATCAGAGAAGTCGATCTCGGATTCACGTCGGCGTCTGCGCGAGATCGCGGAAGGCCATGCCGAGGCGAGTGCGGAAGTCGCGCGCATCGAGGCCGAACGCTCGCGCGTGGCCGAGGAGCTGGAGAGCCAGCGCAAGGCGCTGGGCGAGACGCTCTACGCCTACTACGTGTTCGGTCGCAAGGCCGGCGCGCGGCGCATCCTGGGCGCCGATGATCCCAACCAGGTGGCCCGCGATGCCTACTACCTGGAGCGGATCGCCGATCGCCGCCACGCCGAGATCGAGCATGCTCGCGAGACCCTGCAGCGGCACGAGGCCCTGGTGGTCGAGGCGCGTCAGCGTAACGAGGAGGTCGCGGCGCTGGAGCAGGAGAGCCGTGCCGAGCACGCCAAGCTGCTCGCCGAGCAAAAGGAGCGCGCCCAGGTGCTGGCGCAGATCCAGGAGCGGCTGCGCAGCCAGCGCAAGGAAGTGGCCAACCTCAAGCAGGACGAGAAGCGCCTGTCCAGGCTGATCGACGGCCTCGCCAAGCTGCCCCCGCCGCGGCCCCGGCCCGCGCCGCAGCCACCGAAGAAGCCGGCAGAAAAACCTTCGGAGAAGCCCTCCGAGAGCGCTTCTTCTGCCAGCACGCCCGTGGCGACCCCGGCCAGGCCCGAGCCCAGCGCAGGGCGAGCCGATTCAGTGGCCGAGGCCACCAGCGGCGAGCAGGTTTTTGCCAGCCTCCGCGGCAAGCTCCGCTGGCCCCTGCGCGGCGAGCTGGTGGGGCGTTTCGGGGCGCCGCGCGGCGACGGCGCGACGCAGTGGAAGGGCGTCTTCATCCGCGCCGAGGCGGGCGATGTCCGCGCCGTGGCCGACGGTCGGGTGGTGTACGCCGATTGGCTGCGCGGCTTTGGCAATCTGATCATCGTCGACCATGGTGGTGGCTACATGACCATCTATGGCAACAACGAGGGCCTGCTCAAGTCGCCCGGCGCCATGGTCAAAGCCGGCGAAGTCGTTGCCAGCGTGGGTTCCAGCGGGGGCAGCGAGGAATCAGGTTTATACTTTGAAATCCGCTACAACGGCCAAGCGCAAGATCCCGCCAAATGGGTTGCGGGTCGCTGA
- the gpmA gene encoding 2,3-diphosphoglycerate-dependent phosphoglycerate mutase: MYKIVLLRHGESAWNLSNRFTGWTDVDLTEKGVQEAVAAGRLLKEKGFSFDLAYTSVLKRANKTLNVVLEQLDQLWLPVVHSWRLNERHYGALQGLDKGETAAKYGDDQVKVWRRSYDVPPPALEEGDERLTLDDPRYADLPAKDFPRTECLKDTVARFVPYWLETIAPQVKAGKRVVLAAHGNSLRALIKYLDNMSEAEILELNIPTAQPLVYELDADLKPIKHYYLDDPEKIAAAMNAVANQGKAKA, from the coding sequence ATGTACAAGATCGTATTGCTGCGCCACGGCGAATCCGCCTGGAACCTCTCGAATCGCTTCACCGGCTGGACCGATGTGGACCTCACCGAGAAGGGCGTACAGGAGGCTGTCGCCGCCGGTCGCCTGCTCAAGGAAAAGGGTTTCTCGTTCGACCTCGCCTACACCTCCGTGCTCAAGCGCGCGAACAAGACGCTCAACGTCGTGCTCGAGCAACTCGACCAGCTGTGGCTGCCGGTGGTGCACTCCTGGCGCCTGAACGAGCGCCACTACGGCGCCCTGCAAGGCCTCGACAAGGGTGAGACCGCCGCCAAGTACGGCGACGACCAGGTCAAGGTGTGGCGTCGTTCCTACGACGTGCCGCCGCCCGCCCTGGAAGAAGGTGACGAGCGCCTCACGCTGGACGATCCGCGCTACGCCGACCTGCCGGCCAAGGACTTCCCGCGCACCGAGTGCCTCAAGGACACGGTCGCCCGTTTCGTGCCCTACTGGCTCGAAACCATCGCGCCGCAGGTCAAGGCCGGCAAGCGCGTGGTCCTGGCGGCCCACGGCAACAGCCTGCGTGCCCTGATCAAGTACCTCGACAACATGTCGGAAGCCGAGATCCTCGAGCTCAACATCCCGACCGCCCAGCCTCTGGTCTATGAGCTGGATGCCGATCTCAAGCCGATCAAGCACTACTACCTGGATGACCCGGAAAAGATCGCGGCCGCGATGAATGCCGTGGCGAACCAAGGCAAGGCCAAGGCCTGA
- a CDS encoding rhodanese-like domain-containing protein has product MEFIKQNVFYIILALTSGAMLIFDLAKNRGTGGLSPTEATLLMNRENALVLDVRDAKDFSEGHIPNARNIPLTELAGRVGEISRFKKKPVVLVCQSGSRASRASSELAKAGFEKLHNLAGGIALWRKDGHPVVKA; this is encoded by the coding sequence ATGGAGTTCATCAAGCAAAACGTCTTCTACATCATTCTGGCGCTCACCAGCGGCGCCATGCTGATTTTCGATCTTGCCAAGAATCGCGGCACCGGCGGCCTCTCCCCGACCGAAGCCACCTTGCTCATGAACCGCGAGAACGCCCTGGTGCTCGACGTGCGCGACGCCAAGGACTTCTCCGAAGGCCACATCCCCAACGCGCGCAACATTCCGCTGACGGAACTGGCCGGCCGGGTGGGCGAAATCTCCCGCTTCAAGAAGAAGCCGGTGGTGCTGGTCTGCCAGTCGGGTAGCCGCGCCTCGCGCGCCTCGTCCGAACTTGCCAAGGCAGGTTTCGAGAAGCTGCACAATCTTGCCGGCGGCATCGCGCTGTGGCGCAAGGACGGCCATCCGGTCGTCAAGGCCTGA
- the grxC gene encoding glutaredoxin 3 — translation MASVRMYATAVCPYCVRAEQLLRRKGVTEIEKVRVDLDPAQRDHMIEITGRRTVPQIFIGERHIGGCDDLYALDRAGGLDPLLADTPA, via the coding sequence ATGGCGAGCGTGCGCATGTATGCCACCGCGGTCTGCCCCTACTGCGTCCGCGCCGAGCAGCTGCTGCGGCGCAAGGGGGTGACCGAGATCGAGAAGGTCCGCGTGGACCTTGATCCTGCCCAGCGTGACCACATGATCGAGATCACCGGCCGGCGCACCGTGCCGCAGATCTTCATCGGCGAACGCCACATCGGCGGCTGCGATGACCTCTACGCGCTGGACCGCGCCGGCGGGCTCGACCCCTTGCTGGCCGACACACCGGCGTAG
- the secB gene encoding protein-export chaperone SecB, with the protein MSDQDQQPVFSIEKVYVKDLSIEVPNAPAVFLDREQPQINVELNTAGTKIDEGFYNVVVTVTVTATQQERSAFLVEVAQAGVFQIRNFTESDIEPVMMIGCANILFPYAREAVSDAITRAGFPSLQLAPVNFEALYQARLQEQGGQSAESPIIIQ; encoded by the coding sequence ATGAGCGACCAGGATCAACAACCCGTCTTCTCGATCGAAAAAGTCTATGTGAAGGACCTTTCGATCGAAGTTCCCAATGCGCCGGCGGTCTTCCTCGATCGCGAACAGCCGCAGATCAACGTGGAGCTGAACACCGCGGGCACCAAGATCGACGAAGGCTTCTACAACGTGGTCGTCACCGTCACCGTCACCGCTACGCAGCAAGAACGCAGCGCCTTCCTGGTGGAAGTGGCCCAGGCCGGCGTGTTCCAGATCCGCAACTTCACCGAATCGGACATCGAGCCGGTGATGATGATCGGCTGCGCCAACATCCTCTTCCCCTATGCCCGCGAAGCGGTTTCCGACGCCATCACCCGCGCCGGCTTCCCCTCCCTGCAACTGGCCCCGGTGAACTTCGAAGCGCTCTACCAGGCCCGCCTGCAGGAACAAGGCGGCCAGAGCGCCGAGTCGCCGATCATCATCCAGTAA
- a CDS encoding SH3 domain-containing protein encodes MRLTAWCIAALALAPGLACALDYRSVAVASPLYDTPSKQGKKEWVILKDTPVEVIVSLDQWVKVRDPSGAIAWMERKALSSTRRTVIVTADDVPVRQQADVASPLAFTAGRDVVLEMLDKSSSGWIKVKHRDGTQGFVRATDVWGE; translated from the coding sequence ATGCGCCTGACTGCATGGTGTATCGCCGCCCTGGCGCTCGCGCCGGGGCTGGCGTGCGCGCTGGACTACCGCTCGGTCGCCGTCGCCTCCCCGCTCTACGACACACCCTCCAAGCAGGGCAAGAAAGAGTGGGTGATCCTCAAGGACACGCCGGTCGAGGTGATCGTGTCGCTGGACCAGTGGGTCAAGGTCCGCGACCCGTCCGGCGCGATCGCCTGGATGGAGCGCAAGGCGCTCTCCTCCACCCGTCGTACGGTCATCGTCACCGCCGATGACGTGCCGGTGCGCCAGCAGGCGGACGTGGCCAGCCCGCTCGCCTTCACCGCGGGGCGCGACGTGGTGCTGGAGATGCTCGACAAGAGCAGCAGCGGCTGGATCAAGGTCAAGCATCGCGACGGCACGCAAGGCTTCGTCCGGGCAACCGACGTGTGGGGCGAATGA